Sequence from the Marinobacter antarcticus genome:
AATTCATGCTGGGACAGACCCGGGAAGATGACCTCGCGTTGTTCATGCGCATCGCAGATGTTCAATATGACACGCCTCAGGATGTCTCCTTCTGGATACTGATGCCGGCGTTCGTGACCAGCGAGCTCAAAACTGCGTTTCAGATAGGGTTTATCCTGTTTATCCCGTTTCTGATTCTCGACATGGTTGTAGCCAGCGTACTTATGGCAATGGGTATGATGATGCTGTCGCCGATCATTATCTCGCTGCCATTCAAGATCATGCTGTTTGTTCTGGTGGATGGTTGGGCCCTGATCATGGGCACGTTGGCTGCCAGTTATGGGATATAGCTCCGCTATGGGAAACAGGAGGAAATTATGACTCCGGAAACCGTTATCGACATCCTGCGGGAAGCCCTGTGGATGATCGTGCTTCTCTGCTCCGTGATTATTATGCCAGGTTTGGTTATTGGCCTCGTTGTGAGTACTTTCCAGGCAGCTACCCAGATAAACGAACAAACCCTCAGTTTTCTGCCGCGCCTGCTGATAACGCTCATTGTTATAATCGTTATGGGGCCATGGATGCTGACAAAACTTCTGGATCACGCACACCGGCTGATATCCAGCATTCCTTTCCTGATCGGCTGACACATGACTCCTGCGGAAATCAGTGCGGATATGCTTGGCCAGTGGGTCGGGCAGCACCTGTGGCCGCTGTTCCGGCTGGCGAGTTTTTTGATGGTTATTCCCATCTTCGGTACCCAGCTCGTGCCCGCCAGGGTGCGCCTCGGGCTGGCACTGCTAATGACCATACTGATCGTACCCATGATCCCGGAAGTGCCACAGGTTGAAGCCCTGAGTGCCGACGCCGTCGTGATTACCTTGCAACAAATTCTGATCGGCGTAGGTCTGGGGTTTGCGCTGACCGCTCTGTGGCAACTTTTCGTGATCGCCGGGCAGATGATTGCCATGCAAATGGGCCTGGGCTTCGCATCCATGGTTGACCCCGCGAACGGCGTCAACGTGCCTGTGCTGTCCCAGATCTACACCATTACCGTTACCTTGCTGTTCCTGGCCATGAACGGCCATCTGGTGGCGTTTGAAGTGTTCATCGAAAGTTTCCGAACCCTGCCCATTGGCATGGAAGGCCTGGGCCAGGCTGGTGTCTGGGCATTGGCGCACCGCATAAGCTGGATGTTTGCCTCCGCCATGTTACTGGCACTGCCGGCGGTGACCGCCGTACTCATCGTCAGCATATCCTTCGGCGTCATGACCCGGGCGGCGCCCCAAATGAACATTTTTGCCCTGGGCTTCCCGATTGGCCTGATTTTTGGATTGTTTGCTATATGGGTGTTGCACGCCAATTTTCTGCCGCACTTCGAAGTGTATACCCGGCAAACCTTTGAGTTTATGCGAAACCTTCAGGGGCAGCCTTAGGCGAGCCCTGGCGACACCTCAAGAGTTAGAGCATGGCAGAAGAGAACGACAACAGTCAGGAAAAAACCGAAGAGGCTACCCCCCGAAGGCTCGAAAAAGCCCGGGAGGATGGCCAGACTGCGCGGTCAAAAGAGCTGGCCACCATGGCTGTATTGATCGCCGGTGCCGGTGGTTTGTTGATCTTCGGAGCTCAGCTGGGTGCCGCAATGGAGGCCATCATGCGCGATGCCTTCACGCTGGAGCGCTCCGCGATATTCGACACCCGGCATATGAGCATTCAACTGTTGGCGTCCGCCAAAGAAGCAGCCTGGGCTCTTGCGCCAATTCTCTTGCTGCTTCTCATCGCTGCCATTGCTGGCTCCATCGGCATCGGCGGTTTGCTGTTCAGCGGTAAAGCTATCGCTCCCAAGCTCAATCGCATGGACCCCATGAAAGGCCTGGGCAGAATGTTCTCCGCGCGTTCCTTGATCGAACTGGTGAAAGCTATCGCGAAAGTCGGTCTGGTTATGGCGTTAGCAATTCTCATACTGGACATCCGTACCGAAGACCTGCTTGCCATCGCAGAAGAACCCACGGTACCGGCCATGGAGCACGTGCTCTGGACACTTGGGTGGAGTTTCTTCCTGCTTTCTTGTTCCACCATCATCATTGCCATTATCGACGTGCCGTTTCAGCTTTTTGATCATCAGAAAAAACTGCGGATGACCAAGCAGGAAGTTAAAGACGAATACAAGGACACTGAGGGCAAGCCTGAGGTCAAAGGCAAAATTCGCCAGCTTCAACGCGAAATGTCCCAGCGCCGCATGATGCAGGATGTGCCCACTGCAGACGTTGTCATCACCAATCCGACCCACTATGCCGTGGCTCTGAAGTACGATTCCAACTCCATGGGTGCGCCGAAGGTCGTCGCCAAAGGCAATGATGAGACCGCTTTCAAAATCATGGAAATCGCCCGGGAATACAAAGTCGAGATCCTACGCACGCCACCTCTTACTCGTGCCGTTTACCACAACAGTGACATAGGCGACGAAATCCCCGACGGCCTGTATATGGCCATCGCCCAGGTGCTGGCCTACGTGTTCCAACTCCGGCAGTTCCGCAAGGGGCGCGGGCCCAAGCCCGGCATGCCTGATCTTCCGATCCCCTCGGATTTGCGACGGGATATTTGATTTGGTTTCTAGCCTGCAGGCACCATAGGAGTTGCTGTCAGTCTTCTTTGTGCTCGTAAATCGCCTTGCCCCAGGCTTCGCGGCTGCCCGGAAGTATCAGGTTCAGAATGATGGCTGCCACCGCACACAGAGCGATACCCTCAAGGTGGCCGAGAACCATGCCGCCGATACCGAACACCAGCGTTACACCCACAATAACCAGATTCCGCGACTGAGAAAGATCCACCTGATGGCGAATCAGCGTGCTCATACCCACCACCGCAATGGAACCGAACAGCAGACACAAAATGCCGCCCATAACTGGCACCGGAATCGTCTGCAGAACCGCGCCAAACTTGCCCACAAAGGCCAGCACGATCGCAGTGCAGGCCGCCCACCACATAACCTTCGGGTTAAAGTTGCGTGTCAGCATCACAGCGCCGGTCACTTCAGAGTAGGTCGTATTGGGTGGCCCGCCCAGTAAAGCGGCAGCGCTGGTAGCCAGACCGTCGCCCAGCAGAGTGCGGTGCAGGCCGGGCTTTTCCAGATAGTTTTTGCGAGTGACATTGCCAATCGCCAGAACATCCCCGATGTGCTCAATGGCCGGAGCAATGGCTACCGGAATCATGAACAGTATGGCGCCCCAGCTGAACTGCGGGGCGACAAAGTTGGGAACCGCAAGCCAGGGCGCCTGTTGGATAGGCGTGATATCAACAATGCCCGCGAAAGCAGACAGTATATAACCAACAATCACACCAAACATGATCGGGATCAGGCGGAAGATACCCTTGGACCAAACCGAAGCAACAATGGTCACGGTCAGCGAAATCATCGCAATCCACAGCGCCGTGTCCTGCGGTATCAGCTGGGTTCCGCCATCGCCAGTGCGGCCGGAAGCCATGTGTACCGCAACGGGTGCCAGTCCCAGACCGATCACCATGATGACCGGTCCGATAACCACCGGGGGCAGCAGGCGGGTCACAAAGCCGGTGCCGCGCAGTCGTATTGCACCACTGAGCAGGATATAAAGAATACCCGCTGCCATCAGGCCGCCCAGGGTTTCCTCAAGGCCGAACTTGCCCTTGGAAGCAATAACCGGCGCGATAAACGCAAAAGATGAGGCCAGAAAGATTGGAATCTGGCCTCCGGTCACAATGTGGAAAATCAGCGTGCCCAGGCCGGCGGTAAAGAGCGCAACGTTCGGATCCAGGCCAGTGATCAATGGCATCAGCACCAAAGCGCCGAAGGCTACTAGCAGCATCTGGGAGCCGGCAATCGCCTGCTTCCAGACGGGGTCATTGGTATGGTCTTCCATGATCAGACGTCCTTCTGCTTGGTGCCGAATATTTTGTCACCGGCGTCGCCAAGACCTGGCAGGATATAGCCTTTCTCATTCAGGCACTTGTCCACCGACGCGGTATAAATGGACACATCCGGGTGCTTGTCCAGAACATTTTTTATGCCTTCCGGAGCGGCCACCAGCACCAACGCGCGGATTTCAGTGCTTCCGGCTTTTTTGAGCAGGTCGATGGTAGAAATCATCGAACCGCCGGTGGCAACCATCGGATCAACGATCAAGGCCATGCGTTCATCCAGTTCACCGACCAGCTTTTCAAGGTAGGTATTGGCTTCCAGAGTTTCCTCGTTGCGGATCTGGCCCACCACACTGACCCGAGCCACAGGGATCAGGCTCAGAACGCCGTCCAACATGCCGAGCCCGGCTCGCAGGATAGGGACGATCGTGATTTTTTTACCGTGGATCTGTTCCACATTCACCGGCCCCGCCCACCCCTCAATGGTCTTTTCCTGCAGATTAAAATCCTTTGTGGCCTCGTAGGTGAGCAGTGCACCGACTTCCTGCGCCAGTTCACGAAAGTTCTTGGTGCTGATGTCGGCACGGCGCATGAGGCCGAGTTTGTGTCTGATAAGGGGGTGTCTTACCTCGTGGATCGGCATGGGCTCACCTGTTTGTGGGTCTGAGGTTGTGGAGTTCAGGGTGCAATATCGCGATTAAGTGGCGCAAGGATACCGCATCTTAGAATGTGAGTCAGGCAGGTAAGGCCAGCTCGCGAACGAAAAATCGAACACGGTGGTATGGATCTTGCGGTATCACTGTAAAAGACGCCTGGGCGTCAGAATTTCGACCCTTAAAACGCCTTCAGAAACAGTAAATCGGAGATGCTTCCGGCATGGACACAGCTTTAGTCCTTCGTAATGTCAAATCCCTGACGCGGGGCAATCTCGGTGTGCCCGTCATGCTGATGGGTTTGCTGGGCATGATGATACTGCCCATGCCTGCTTTTCTGCTGGACGTATTTTTCACGTTCAACATCACGCTCTCGATTGTCATTCTGCTGGTGTGTGTCTATGCACTGCGGCCCATGGAATTTGCCTCCTTCCCGACGGTATTGCTGGTCGCAACCCTTCTGCGCCTGGCGTTGAACGTGGCTTCCACCCGGATTGTGTTGCTGGAAGGGCATGAGGGCGGGGATGCAGCGGGTAAGGTTATCGAGTCATTCGGTGCCGTGCTGATTGGTGGGAACTACGCGGTCGGCCTCGTGGTCTTCGCCATTCTGATGATTATTAACTTCCTGGTTGTTACCAAGGGTGCCGGCCGGGTTTCGGAAGTAAGCGCGCGGTTTACCCTGGATGCGATGCCGGGCAAGCAGATGGCTATTGACGCCGATCTGAACGCCGGTCTTGTGAATCAGGAAGAGGCTAAACACCGGCGTGCAGAGATAGCGCAGGAAGCCGATTTCTATGGCTCTATGGATGGTGCGTCCAAGTTTGTTAAAGGCGATGCGGTCGCAGGCCTGCTGATTCTGGCGATCAACATTATTGGCGGTGTTGCCATTGGTATGGTCCAGCATGGCCTTGATTTCGGGCTTGCCATGGAGCGCTATGCGCTTCTCACCATTGGTGATGGGCTGGTCGCCCAGATCCCGTCACTGCTGCTTTCTACCTCTGCTGCAATCATGGTTACCCGTGTGACCTCCAGTCAGGATATGGGCGGGCAGATTCTTCAGCAGCTGTTCAATGCTCCCAAGGCTCTGGCGATAGCGGCAGGCATTCTGCTCCTGTTGGGCCTGATTCCGGGCATGCCCCATGTGGCATTTTTGGGGCTCGGGAGCCTCGCTGCCGCTGGAGCCTGGTTTATCTGGAAGAAAGACCAGCAGACTGTTGAAGAGGGTGGCTTGTTCCCGGGCCAGGGTGGCGCCGGTGTTGTACCCGGCCCTGGTGGCCGTGAAGCGCCACTGGCAGGTGACACTGGCGGCGATCAGGGCCGTCAGTTACCTGCGCCGGGAGAGACCCGGGAGCTGGGCTGGGACGATGTGGCAACAGTGGATATTGTCGGGCTGGAAGTCGGCTACCGCCTGATACCGCTGGTCGACAAGTCCCAGGGTGGCCAGCTGCTAAGCCGCATCAAGGGTGTCCGTAAAAAACTGTCTCAGGACATGGGGTTTCTGATGCCCTCCGTGCACATCCGCGACAATCTGGATCTCATGCCCAATGTGTATCGCATCACTCTAATGGGGGTAACGATAGCCGAAGCGGAAATACATCCCGACCGGGAACTGGCCATCGACCCCGGCCAGGTATTCGGAAAAATCGAAGGGATAGAAGGCAAGGATCCGGCCTTTGGCCTGGATGCGAGCTGGATTGAACCGGAGAAAAAAGATCAGGCTCAGACACTTGGCTATACCGTAGTTGATGCCAGCACGGTTGTCGCTACGCACCTGAACCAGGTTCTGCAAAAACATGCCCACGAACTGTTGGGGCACGAAGAAGTCCAGAAATGGCTGGATCAACTGGAAAAGGTCTCGCCCAAGCTGGCAGAAGAGCTGGTGCCGACTACGGTGTCCATCAGCCTTTTGTTGAAAGTGCTCCAGAACCTGCTCAAAGAAGAAGTTCCCATCCGGGATATGCGGTCCATTGCCGAATCCATCGTGAACGTGCATCCGAAGAGTCAGGATCCCAGGTTGCTGACGACGTTGGCACGTCAGGCTCTTCGTCGGATGATCGTTCAGAGCATCTGTGGCAATGATCAGGAGATACCAGTGATTACTCTGGATCCGGATCTGGAACAGTTATTGCTAAAGTCTGTTCAGCAGAGTCAACAATCTGGCGGCCAGGAAGATATAGGTATGGTTCTGGAGCCGAATATGGTGGAGAAGCTGCAGCGCTCTTTGCAAGACAGCGTTCAGCGCCAGGAAGTTCTGGGTAAGCCCGCCATCCTTTTGGTATCCGGCCCGCTGAGGCCGGTGCTTGCAAAGTTTGCCAGTTTCGGTGTGGAGCGGCTGCATGTGCTTTCGTACCAGGAAATACCGGATAACAAGCAGATTACGATCGTGGCGTCCGTGGGCCAGTAGGCATGCGGATGAAAGAACGGACAACGCCGATACAGCGTTGCCGGTGGAGGATGCAATAACATGAAAGTGAAACGTTTTTTTGCCAAGAGCATGGCCGAAGCACTGAAACAGATCAGTGAGCAGATGGGGCCAGATGCTGTCATCCTATCCAACCGGCGAGTAGATGGTGGCGTTGAAATTGTCTCTGCGCTGGATTACGACGAAAATATGGCGCGCCAGAGCCTTGGCGAAAAAGCCAGTGAGGCCACCAACGGAGCCCGACTTGCGGAAATGCAGGCCGAGCAGCACCGCCGGCTGGAAGATGAGCTGAGTCGCTCCCGCTCACGTATTCGCGATGTTCGCGAAAATCGAGCAGCGCGCAGTCAGGGCTATGCCGAAGCATCGTTTGCGGAGCTGCATGAAGCAGCGAGTGAAGGTTATGAGGAACCTGCCTCCGCAAGCGTCAGCAGCAATACCGACTATTCCGATGAGCTTGCCAGCATGCGTGCAGAAATCAGCTCTTTGCGGGATCTCATGAGTGGCCAGCGCAATGAGCCGGAAGAACCCGGCGTCAACGCGGTTCAGCAGCGGCTGGCAGAGCGGTTGCAGGAATTTGGCCTGAGCCCGGATCTGGCAGGCTCTCTCTCCCGTCGACACAAAAGCGGGAAGCTTGATGACGGCTGGAAGCGGGCCCTGAAAATGCTCGTTACCGGCGTGCGCACAGCGCGTCAGGAGTGGCTGGACGAGGGGGGGGTTTATGCACTGGTCGGCCCCACGGGCGCTGGCAAGACCACCACGATTGGCAAGCTGGCTGCCCGTTATGTGCTGAAGCACGGTGCCGATTCTTTGGCGCTGGTTACCACAGATCGCTATCGGGTTGCCGCGCATGAGCAGCTTTTCGTGTTTGGTCGCATTCTGAATGTGCCGGTCCGGGTGGTGGATGAAAGCCACACACTGGATGATATTCTTGATGAGCTGTCGGATCGCCATCTGGTGCTGATTGATACCGCGGGGCTGACCAGCTCCGAGAAGGGCTATCAGGAGCAACTGACAGAGCTGGCCCGCAGTCACCATAATGTGCGTACACACTTGGTTGTTTCCGCAACCAGCCAGCCGCGAATTATGAAATCCGTATGGCATTGCTATAAGATGGCAAATCTTTCGGGCTGCGTAATGACAAAAATTGACGAAGCCCTGACACTGGGCGAGTCTCTGGGATTTGTGATGGAAACCGGATTGCCGGTGGCCTACTACACAGATGGGCAAAAGATTCCTGGAGATCTGCATCATGCCGAAGCGGTTCCGCTAGTGCGCCTGGCTGTCGAGCGCCTTAAAACGCTTCAGCAACAGGCCGCTGCAGAGCGGTTACCTGACGCAGAGCGTCCGCGCGAAACGGCATGAGGCCCTGAAGATCTGAGCTGCATCCAGCTACGAACCATACCCGGCTAAACGTTGTGAGAGATAATAAACAGTATGAGCAAACCACATCCGGTACAGGTGATCGCAGTTTCCGGCGGTAAGGGCGGTGTCGGCAAGAGTAACGTGTCGGTCAATCTTGCCATCGCTCTGGCCCAGAAGGGCCGGCGTGTGGTTTTGCTTGATGCCGACCTTGGTCTGGGCAACATTGATGTGCTGCTTGGCATTACGGCAAATCGTACCTTGCAGGATGTGCTGGCGGGCGAGTGCGATCTTCGAGACGTTCTGGTTAACGGCCCGGGGGGTATCAAAATTGTTCCGGCATCTTCCGGCACGCAACGCATGACTCAGCTCAGCCCTATGGAACACGCAGGCCTGATCAACGCATTCAGCGAGCTGGGTGATCAGATGGATGTACTCATTGTGGACACTGCAGCGGGCATTTCCGAGGCGGTAGTGAGTTTTCTCCGGGCCTCCCAGGAGTTGCTGCTGGTCGTTTGCGATGAGCCGACATCCATCACTGACGCCTATGCTCTGATTAAGCTGATGAATCGTGACTACGGCACCAACCGCTTCCGGATTCTCGCCAATCAGGTGGGTACTGAGCAGGAAGGTCGTCATCTGTTTGAAAAACTGACCCGGGTCACCGAACGCTTTCTGGACGTGGCACTGCAATATGTAGGTATGGTGCCGTACGACGAAGCTGTGAAAAAAGCCGTTCAGCGTCAGAAAGCAGTGCTGGAAGCCTACCCTCGGGCCAAAGCCTCGCTTGCGATCAAGGCACTGGCTGAAAAAGTAGAGACTTGGCCGCTGCCTTCATCTCCCCGCGGGCATCTGGAGTTTTTTGTGGAGCGGCTCGTCGAAGTCTGAAACGGAACCCGTTAAACAATACCGGATACATGACATTGTCGAAAAATCTGGGAATCTATCACCAGGCTGGCGTAAAAAGTTCCTCGGAACTGATTGAGACGCACGCGCCTCTGGTCAAGAAAATTGCTCTTCATCTTTTGGCGCGGCTGCCAGCCTCCGTGCAACTGGATGACCTTATGCAGGCCGGCATGATTGGATTGCTGGAGGCTGCTCAACGCTATAGCTCAACCAAAGGCGCAACATTCGAGACCTATGCGGGGATACGCATTCGCGGTGCCATGGTGGATGAAATCCGCAAAGGCGACTGGGTGCCGCGCTCTGTTCACAGGAACGCCCGCCGGGTTGCTCAGGCTATCAAGGCTGTTGAAAATCGTATGGGGCGTGAAGCACAGGACGGTGAGGTTGCCGAAGAACTCGGCATGGAGCTTTCTCAATACCACGCCACTTTGTCGGATGCGAGCAGCGGGCGACTTTTTAGCCTTGATGAGCTCAATGAATCCGGAGAGCTGCCGATAGAAGAAACAGAGGCCAGCGATAATCCGCTGGACGGCCTGACTTCGGATTCCTTTCAGAGCAATCTGGCCGCTGCTATTGAACAGCTCCCTGAGCGGGAAAAACTGGTTCTGAGCCTGTATTACCAGGATGAACTGAACCTCAAAGAAATCGGTGCAGTGCTGGGCGTCAGCGAAAGCAGAGTCAGCCAGATTCACAGCCAGGCGGCGCTACGGCTTCGTGCCAGGCTCTCGGAATGGCGTAATGATGATGGCAGTTAGGCCCGTCTCAGGTTTCTGGATCGTACTGGAGTGTAGTATTTGGTAACCGATGCTTTACAACCGTGATAAAGATCAGACAATAAGTGGTTAAATCAGCGGCCGGCTACACTTTGAGCGCTAAGGTCAAACGAATTCCGGGTCTTACTAACTGGAGGTCCCTTTGGACAAGAACATGAAAATTCTCATTGTGGACGATTTTTCCACAATGCGGCGGATTATCAAAAACCTGCTCCGTGATCTGGGTTTCACCAACACTGATGAAGCGGATGACGGCAACACTGCTCTGCCCATGCTGAAAAGCGGCAAGTACGATTTCCTGGTAACTGACTGGAACATGCCCGGAATGTCCGGCTTTGATTTGCTCAAGGCGGTGCGGGCCGATGACAATCTGAAAACCCTCCCGGTTTTGATGGTTACTGCCGAAGCCAAGCGGGACCAGATTGTGGCAGCTGCTCAAGCCGGCGTGAATGGGTATGTGGTAAAGCCCTTCACCGCCGCCGTTCTCAAAGAAAAAATTGAGAAAATCTTTGAACGAATCCAGTAAACAGAGATTGGATGGGTCGTATGAGCGATAACGAACAGATCCACCAGGGTCTTGAGCCGGAAGTAACCGAAAAGCTCCGGCATCAGGCGGCAGAGCTCAGTCAATGCGTTGAAGGCGGAGATTATGTCCGCGCTATGGCTCTGATCAATGAACTGGGCGAGGTCCGGGATCAGAGTCTGTATCGGGAAGTGGGTCGGTTGACCCGAACGCTCCATGAATCAATCCGGAACTTTCAGATAGATCCGCGCAGTGCGGAACAGAAGGAAGTTCTGTCGATGATGACAGACGCCTCAGATCGGCTTGCGTACGTTGTTCAGATGACGGGCCAGGCTGCCAATCGCACCATGGATCTGGTTGAAGAAAGTATGCCGGTAGCCCATGCAATGCGCGCCGAAGCGTCCACTTTACGGGATGAATGGCAGCGTTTGCGCCGTCGTGAGATGCAACCTTCTGAGTTTCGTGAGCTGTACGGTCGGATCGATAACTTTTTTCTGAGCCTGACCCAGGACGCCGACACCATTTACAGCAGTCTTTCTGAAATCCTGTTGGCGCAGGATTTTCAGGACCTGACCGGCCAGGTGATTCAGCGCGTTACGACGCTGGTCAAAGACGTGGAGGAGCAGATGCTCAGCCTGGTAGTTATGGCCAGCCATGTTGACCAGCTCACCGGCACGGTGCATCAGATTGACGGCCAGGAAGTATCTGCCGAGCAGGGTGTGGGGCCTCAGATGAAGGCTGAAGAGCGTGAAGATGTAGTCTCG
This genomic interval carries:
- the fliQ gene encoding flagellar biosynthesis protein FliQ, whose translation is MTPETVIDILREALWMIVLLCSVIIMPGLVIGLVVSTFQAATQINEQTLSFLPRLLITLIVIIVMGPWMLTKLLDHAHRLISSIPFLIG
- the fliR gene encoding flagellar biosynthetic protein FliR, which encodes MTPAEISADMLGQWVGQHLWPLFRLASFLMVIPIFGTQLVPARVRLGLALLMTILIVPMIPEVPQVEALSADAVVITLQQILIGVGLGFALTALWQLFVIAGQMIAMQMGLGFASMVDPANGVNVPVLSQIYTITVTLLFLAMNGHLVAFEVFIESFRTLPIGMEGLGQAGVWALAHRISWMFASAMLLALPAVTAVLIVSISFGVMTRAAPQMNIFALGFPIGLIFGLFAIWVLHANFLPHFEVYTRQTFEFMRNLQGQP
- the flhB gene encoding flagellar biosynthesis protein FlhB, with amino-acid sequence MAEENDNSQEKTEEATPRRLEKAREDGQTARSKELATMAVLIAGAGGLLIFGAQLGAAMEAIMRDAFTLERSAIFDTRHMSIQLLASAKEAAWALAPILLLLLIAAIAGSIGIGGLLFSGKAIAPKLNRMDPMKGLGRMFSARSLIELVKAIAKVGLVMALAILILDIRTEDLLAIAEEPTVPAMEHVLWTLGWSFFLLSCSTIIIAIIDVPFQLFDHQKKLRMTKQEVKDEYKDTEGKPEVKGKIRQLQREMSQRRMMQDVPTADVVITNPTHYAVALKYDSNSMGAPKVVAKGNDETAFKIMEIAREYKVEILRTPPLTRAVYHNSDIGDEIPDGLYMAIAQVLAYVFQLRQFRKGRGPKPGMPDLPIPSDLRRDI
- a CDS encoding uracil-xanthine permease family protein, yielding MEDHTNDPVWKQAIAGSQMLLVAFGALVLMPLITGLDPNVALFTAGLGTLIFHIVTGGQIPIFLASSFAFIAPVIASKGKFGLEETLGGLMAAGILYILLSGAIRLRGTGFVTRLLPPVVIGPVIMVIGLGLAPVAVHMASGRTGDGGTQLIPQDTALWIAMISLTVTIVASVWSKGIFRLIPIMFGVIVGYILSAFAGIVDITPIQQAPWLAVPNFVAPQFSWGAILFMIPVAIAPAIEHIGDVLAIGNVTRKNYLEKPGLHRTLLGDGLATSAAALLGGPPNTTYSEVTGAVMLTRNFNPKVMWWAACTAIVLAFVGKFGAVLQTIPVPVMGGILCLLFGSIAVVGMSTLIRHQVDLSQSRNLVIVGVTLVFGIGGMVLGHLEGIALCAVAAIILNLILPGSREAWGKAIYEHKED
- the upp gene encoding uracil phosphoribosyltransferase; amino-acid sequence: MPIHEVRHPLIRHKLGLMRRADISTKNFRELAQEVGALLTYEATKDFNLQEKTIEGWAGPVNVEQIHGKKITIVPILRAGLGMLDGVLSLIPVARVSVVGQIRNEETLEANTYLEKLVGELDERMALIVDPMVATGGSMISTIDLLKKAGSTEIRALVLVAAPEGIKNVLDKHPDVSIYTASVDKCLNEKGYILPGLGDAGDKIFGTKQKDV
- the flhA gene encoding flagellar biosynthesis protein FlhA, translated to MDTALVLRNVKSLTRGNLGVPVMLMGLLGMMILPMPAFLLDVFFTFNITLSIVILLVCVYALRPMEFASFPTVLLVATLLRLALNVASTRIVLLEGHEGGDAAGKVIESFGAVLIGGNYAVGLVVFAILMIINFLVVTKGAGRVSEVSARFTLDAMPGKQMAIDADLNAGLVNQEEAKHRRAEIAQEADFYGSMDGASKFVKGDAVAGLLILAINIIGGVAIGMVQHGLDFGLAMERYALLTIGDGLVAQIPSLLLSTSAAIMVTRVTSSQDMGGQILQQLFNAPKALAIAAGILLLLGLIPGMPHVAFLGLGSLAAAGAWFIWKKDQQTVEEGGLFPGQGGAGVVPGPGGREAPLAGDTGGDQGRQLPAPGETRELGWDDVATVDIVGLEVGYRLIPLVDKSQGGQLLSRIKGVRKKLSQDMGFLMPSVHIRDNLDLMPNVYRITLMGVTIAEAEIHPDRELAIDPGQVFGKIEGIEGKDPAFGLDASWIEPEKKDQAQTLGYTVVDASTVVATHLNQVLQKHAHELLGHEEVQKWLDQLEKVSPKLAEELVPTTVSISLLLKVLQNLLKEEVPIRDMRSIAESIVNVHPKSQDPRLLTTLARQALRRMIVQSICGNDQEIPVITLDPDLEQLLLKSVQQSQQSGGQEDIGMVLEPNMVEKLQRSLQDSVQRQEVLGKPAILLVSGPLRPVLAKFASFGVERLHVLSYQEIPDNKQITIVASVGQ
- the flhF gene encoding flagellar biosynthesis protein FlhF, giving the protein MKVKRFFAKSMAEALKQISEQMGPDAVILSNRRVDGGVEIVSALDYDENMARQSLGEKASEATNGARLAEMQAEQHRRLEDELSRSRSRIRDVRENRAARSQGYAEASFAELHEAASEGYEEPASASVSSNTDYSDELASMRAEISSLRDLMSGQRNEPEEPGVNAVQQRLAERLQEFGLSPDLAGSLSRRHKSGKLDDGWKRALKMLVTGVRTARQEWLDEGGVYALVGPTGAGKTTTIGKLAARYVLKHGADSLALVTTDRYRVAAHEQLFVFGRILNVPVRVVDESHTLDDILDELSDRHLVLIDTAGLTSSEKGYQEQLTELARSHHNVRTHLVVSATSQPRIMKSVWHCYKMANLSGCVMTKIDEALTLGESLGFVMETGLPVAYYTDGQKIPGDLHHAEAVPLVRLAVERLKTLQQQAAAERLPDAERPRETA
- a CDS encoding MinD/ParA family protein; the protein is MSKPHPVQVIAVSGGKGGVGKSNVSVNLAIALAQKGRRVVLLDADLGLGNIDVLLGITANRTLQDVLAGECDLRDVLVNGPGGIKIVPASSGTQRMTQLSPMEHAGLINAFSELGDQMDVLIVDTAAGISEAVVSFLRASQELLLVVCDEPTSITDAYALIKLMNRDYGTNRFRILANQVGTEQEGRHLFEKLTRVTERFLDVALQYVGMVPYDEAVKKAVQRQKAVLEAYPRAKASLAIKALAEKVETWPLPSSPRGHLEFFVERLVEV
- a CDS encoding RNA polymerase sigma factor FliA encodes the protein MTLSKNLGIYHQAGVKSSSELIETHAPLVKKIALHLLARLPASVQLDDLMQAGMIGLLEAAQRYSSTKGATFETYAGIRIRGAMVDEIRKGDWVPRSVHRNARRVAQAIKAVENRMGREAQDGEVAEELGMELSQYHATLSDASSGRLFSLDELNESGELPIEETEASDNPLDGLTSDSFQSNLAAAIEQLPEREKLVLSLYYQDELNLKEIGAVLGVSESRVSQIHSQAALRLRARLSEWRNDDGS
- the cheY gene encoding chemotaxis response regulator CheY yields the protein MDKNMKILIVDDFSTMRRIIKNLLRDLGFTNTDEADDGNTALPMLKSGKYDFLVTDWNMPGMSGFDLLKAVRADDNLKTLPVLMVTAEAKRDQIVAAAQAGVNGYVVKPFTAAVLKEKIEKIFERIQ
- a CDS encoding protein phosphatase CheZ, translating into MSDNEQIHQGLEPEVTEKLRHQAAELSQCVEGGDYVRAMALINELGEVRDQSLYREVGRLTRTLHESIRNFQIDPRSAEQKEVLSMMTDASDRLAYVVQMTGQAANRTMDLVEESMPVAHAMRAEASTLRDEWQRLRRREMQPSEFRELYGRIDNFFLSLTQDADTIYSSLSEILLAQDFQDLTGQVIQRVTTLVKDVEEQMLSLVVMASHVDQLTGTVHQIDGQEVSAEQGVGPQMKAEEREDVVSGQNDVDDLLSSLGF